The DNA segment TCAAGAGTAGAATTAGCGTGTTTGCAGGATTACGGAAACATCTTGTGTGGAACATGACAATACAAGGTCAAAAGGGTGAATCGAATCTGGCTACGCTTCCGAGATATTCTTCTATCCGAAGAAGCTGATTATACTTGGCATTTCTGTCTGATCTGCACGGAGCTCCCGCTTTGATTTGTCCGGCACCGGTTGCAACTGCCAGATCAGCGATAAAGGGATCTTCCGTTTCTCCGGATCGATGAGATATGATCGTATGATATCCGGCATGCTGTGCCATTTCCACGGTATCTAATGTCTCTGTCAGTGTTCCAATCTGATTGACTTTAATCAGAATTGAGTTTGCAGCTCCTTGGTCTATGCCAAGACGCAGACGTTTGATATTTGTCACAAACAGATCATCTCCGACAAGCTGTATTTTATCACCCAGCTCTTTTGTCAGTGTTTTCCAGCCATCCCAGTCATCTTCATCCAATCCATCTTCGAGAGAAAGAATTGGATACTTTTCAAGAAGTGTTTTGTAGTATGCAATCATTTCGTCAGAGGTTCTCTTTACTTCTTTTCCAGTCATTTTACTTTCGCCAGGGAAAATATATGCTTTTTGTTCTTTATCATAGAGTTCGCTTGCCGCCGCATCAATCGCAATACCGATTTGATCTTTGGTCTTATATCCAGAACGTTCTATTGCTTCCATAATGAGGGACAATATCTCATCAGAATCTTTCACATCCGGTGCAAACCCACCTTCATCTCCTACAGCAGTGGACAGGCTTTTCTCTTTCAGAAGATTTTTCAATTCATGATAAATCTCAGAACACATTGCAAGCGCCTCATGAAAACAGCCGGCTCCTACAGGCATAATCATAAACTCCTGAAGATCCACAGTGTTATCTGCATGACGA comes from the Blautia liquoris genome and includes:
- the eno gene encoding phosphopyruvate hydratase; its protein translation is MFRYLPIRRVYAREVLDSRGNPTVEVEVTVGEGVIGIDGYTGRAIVPSGASTGRFEAVELRDGEKRFRGLGTSRAVDNVNTKLADAILGENSLNQAYIDQLLIEADGTANKEHIGANAILGVSLAVARAASLALRLPLYQYLGGCHTRDIPVPMMNILNGGRHADNTVDLQEFMIMPVGAGCFHEALAMCSEIYHELKNLLKEKSLSTAVGDEGGFAPDVKDSDEILSLIMEAIERSGYKTKDQIGIAIDAAASELYDKEQKAYIFPGESKMTGKEVKRTSDEMIAYYKTLLEKYPILSLEDGLDEDDWDGWKTLTKELGDKIQLVGDDLFVTNIKRLRLGIDQGAANSILIKVNQIGTLTETLDTVEMAQHAGYHTIISHRSGETEDPFIADLAVATGAGQIKAGAPCRSDRNAKYNQLLRIEEYLGSVARFDSPF